One window from the genome of Streptococcus parasanguinis encodes:
- a CDS encoding TlpA family protein disulfide reductase, whose product MMKGFKYACFSVLSLALLSACSMNQSSESSMDNQPTMNTTTNKNPLVGRDASDFELKDMKGDTVKLSDYRGKKVYLKFWATWCGPCRQSMPELEKLVKDTDRDFEILTVMAPGLQGEKTEEEFVKWFDQQDYKSVPVLYNPDGSAFADYQVRSIPTEVFIDSHGKIGHVQLGAISNEDAKKIIKELQ is encoded by the coding sequence ATGATGAAAGGTTTTAAATACGCTTGTTTCTCAGTTCTCTCTTTAGCTTTGCTGTCAGCTTGTTCCATGAATCAATCCAGTGAGAGTAGTATGGACAATCAGCCAACAATGAATACAACAACGAATAAGAATCCTTTGGTAGGAAGAGACGCTAGTGACTTTGAACTAAAGGATATGAAGGGGGATACGGTCAAACTTTCAGACTATAGAGGCAAAAAGGTTTACTTGAAATTTTGGGCAACCTGGTGTGGTCCTTGCCGGCAAAGTATGCCTGAATTAGAGAAATTGGTCAAGGATACGGATAGAGACTTTGAAATTCTGACCGTTATGGCACCAGGACTCCAAGGTGAAAAAACAGAAGAAGAATTCGTCAAATGGTTTGATCAACAAGATTACAAGTCCGTACCGGTCTTGTACAATCCAGATGGTTCTGCATTTGCAGATTATCAGGTTCGCTCTATTCCTACAGAAGTCTTTATAGACAGTCATGGGAAAATTGGACATGTCCAATTAGGGGCTATTTCAAACGAAGATGCTAAGAAGATCATCAAGGAGTTACAATAA
- the ccdA2 gene encoding thiol-disulfide oxidoreductase-associated membrane protein CcdA2: MNPIIFSLTVFLAGILSFFSPCVFPLLPVYIGILLGSDQEKAIRLFGKKIRWHGLLKTLCFIAGISVIFLLIGFGAGLLGKIMYTNWFRYLMGALIIILGLHQMEVFHFHFLEKQKSVDFGANKQKNELFSAFLLGLGFSFGWTPCIGPVLGSVLALAASDGQDALMGAIYLLVYTLGMALPFLLLALASSLVLPYFNRLKPHLLLLKKIGGAIIILMGILLLLGQLNSLSSIFS, from the coding sequence ATGAATCCAATCATTTTTTCATTGACAGTTTTTCTTGCGGGTATTCTGTCTTTCTTTTCTCCCTGTGTCTTTCCTTTGCTACCGGTTTATATTGGAATCTTGCTAGGAAGTGATCAGGAAAAGGCTATCCGATTGTTCGGGAAAAAAATTCGCTGGCATGGCTTGCTGAAAACCCTTTGTTTTATTGCAGGTATTTCTGTTATTTTCCTCCTCATTGGTTTTGGAGCGGGCTTGCTTGGAAAGATCATGTACACCAATTGGTTCCGTTATCTGATGGGAGCTCTCATCATTATCCTTGGTCTTCATCAAATGGAAGTCTTTCATTTTCATTTCCTTGAAAAGCAAAAATCAGTAGATTTTGGAGCCAACAAACAGAAGAATGAATTGTTTTCAGCTTTTCTCCTTGGTCTTGGCTTTAGTTTTGGTTGGACGCCTTGTATTGGTCCGGTATTAGGATCAGTCCTTGCTTTAGCAGCATCAGATGGGCAAGATGCTCTTATGGGAGCTATTTATCTCCTTGTTTATACCTTGGGAATGGCCCTTCCGTTTTTACTCTTGGCCTTAGCATCTAGTCTGGTCCTACCTTACTTTAATCGTCTCAAACCCCATTTGTTATTGCTGAAGAAAATCGGCGGAGCTATCATTATTCTGATGGGAATTCTCTTACTTTTGGGACAATTGAACAGTTTGTCATCTATCTTTTCATAA
- the brnQ gene encoding branched-chain amino acid transport system II carrier protein, with protein sequence MLRKGSLTGLLLFGIFFGAGNLIFPPTLGALSGNQFWPAIAGFVLSGVGIAIVTLIIGTLNPKGYIDEISRKISPVFAIVYLVALYLSIGPFFAIPRTATVSFEVGTAPLLGGMNASLALFIFTLVYFLLAFLIALNPSKILDRIGRILTPIFAILILILVVLGALKYSGHAPMVATKAYQASAFGQGFLEGYNTLDALASVAFSVIAVTTLNQLGFSSKREYIKTIWLVGIVVALGFSVLYIGLGYLGNHFPIPASVMASDSNKGVYVLSEATKAIFGPTAQIFLAGMVTVTCFTTTAGLIVSTSEFFHSTFPKVSYKVYASVFTLIGFAIANLGLNTIIAFSLPVLMILYPITITIVLLVIVNKFVALSKLGMQLTIFLASLVSLASVLANTFKISLVEKGIALLPFAAQSLPWLVPVVIGILLSLVLPNKQTAEE encoded by the coding sequence ATGTTACGAAAAGGTTCCCTGACAGGTTTATTACTGTTTGGTATTTTTTTTGGTGCTGGAAACCTGATTTTTCCGCCGACTCTTGGTGCTTTATCGGGTAATCAATTTTGGCCAGCTATTGCTGGGTTTGTCCTTTCAGGCGTGGGAATTGCCATTGTGACCTTGATTATCGGGACACTCAATCCCAAAGGTTATATTGATGAGATTTCTCGTAAGATTTCACCTGTTTTCGCAATTGTATACTTAGTTGCGCTGTATCTTTCGATTGGTCCTTTCTTTGCCATTCCAAGAACTGCGACGGTATCTTTCGAAGTGGGGACAGCCCCCTTATTAGGTGGAATGAATGCCAGTTTAGCACTTTTCATTTTTACCCTGGTCTACTTTTTGCTTGCCTTTCTGATTGCTTTGAATCCATCTAAGATTCTAGATCGAATCGGTCGTATTTTGACCCCGATCTTTGCGATTCTCATTTTGATCTTAGTCGTTCTTGGAGCTCTAAAATACAGTGGGCATGCTCCAATGGTGGCTACAAAAGCTTATCAGGCATCTGCCTTTGGGCAAGGATTTTTAGAGGGGTACAATACCTTGGATGCCTTGGCATCTGTTGCCTTTAGTGTGATCGCAGTGACTACTTTGAATCAACTTGGATTTTCAAGTAAGAGAGAATACATCAAGACTATTTGGTTGGTTGGAATTGTTGTAGCCCTTGGTTTTAGTGTGCTGTATATCGGTTTAGGATATCTGGGGAATCATTTTCCTATTCCAGCTTCTGTTATGGCATCTGATAGCAATAAAGGGGTGTATGTATTATCAGAAGCTACCAAAGCGATCTTTGGTCCGACTGCTCAGATTTTCCTAGCAGGAATGGTGACGGTAACTTGCTTTACCACAACTGCTGGTTTAATCGTCTCTACCAGTGAATTCTTCCATAGCACCTTCCCTAAGGTTTCTTACAAGGTCTATGCAAGTGTCTTCACTCTGATTGGTTTTGCGATTGCCAACCTTGGCTTGAATACCATTATTGCTTTCTCATTGCCAGTCTTGATGATTCTTTACCCAATCACCATTACCATTGTATTGCTTGTGATAGTGAATAAATTTGTGGCTCTTTCAAAACTAGGAATGCAACTGACTATTTTCTTGGCCAGCTTGGTCTCTCTTGCAAGTGTTCTGGCAAATACCTTTAAAATTTCACTAGTAGAAAAGGGGATTGCTTTGCTTCCATTTGCGGCTCAATCTCTTCCATGGTTAGTGCCAGTAGTCATCGGGATTCTTTTATCGCTCGTATTACCAAATAAACAAACGGCAGAAGAATAA
- a CDS encoding YdcF family protein, translating to MYLYLFWLFPALIFLLFFMSDRRRLFNAYLFSINLGLLLLISAFLLVVRTELWFNQQIAIIVFVVISILVFLSIIFSSIFLLFNGRQMMLFEGKRLANLLSLLYGLFIIGALALHFLPYFPGNDILIYLTDFALFYMTFLYLSYVSYGTFCNLFPVRKEPDAIIILGSGLIGDKVPPLLAQRLDKGKAIYEQFEGRPKLIVSGGQGSDELIAEAEAMAGYLMEHGVPEDAILIENRSRTTFENLTFSKRLLEEEGLGKRVLVVTNSFHALRAGVFMRRLKIPGRSIGSRTAFYYLPSAWIRETIGLVSLYWKWHVAFLALLFLPWFFTQIMKLIEFFIQYLN from the coding sequence ATGTATCTATATCTATTCTGGTTATTTCCAGCTCTTATTTTTTTATTGTTCTTTATGAGTGATCGCAGAAGGCTTTTCAATGCTTATCTCTTTTCGATAAACCTGGGGCTTCTTCTACTGATTTCTGCATTTCTACTAGTCGTTCGAACTGAGCTATGGTTTAATCAACAAATTGCAATTATTGTATTTGTTGTGATTTCCATCCTCGTTTTTCTCAGCATTATTTTCTCATCTATCTTTCTCCTTTTTAACGGCCGTCAAATGATGCTTTTTGAAGGAAAAAGACTGGCCAACCTCCTCTCTCTGCTTTATGGACTGTTTATTATCGGAGCTTTGGCACTACATTTTCTACCCTATTTCCCAGGGAATGACATCCTCATTTATCTGACTGACTTCGCCCTGTTTTACATGACCTTTCTCTACCTCTCTTATGTATCCTATGGGACTTTTTGCAATCTCTTTCCAGTTCGCAAAGAGCCAGACGCCATCATCATCCTTGGCTCAGGTTTGATTGGAGACAAGGTTCCCCCACTCTTAGCCCAACGTCTCGATAAGGGAAAGGCCATCTATGAGCAGTTCGAGGGACGACCAAAGCTGATTGTTTCTGGTGGTCAAGGGTCAGATGAGCTGATCGCTGAGGCAGAAGCTATGGCCGGATACTTGATGGAACACGGGGTTCCAGAAGACGCCATTCTCATCGAGAATCGCTCTCGTACTACTTTTGAAAACCTGACCTTTAGCAAGCGTCTCCTTGAAGAAGAGGGGCTTGGCAAGCGAGTCCTTGTAGTAACCAATTCATTTCACGCACTCCGTGCAGGTGTCTTTATGAGACGATTGAAAATACCTGGTCGAAGTATCGGTTCAAGAACAGCTTTTTACTATCTCCCATCCGCTTGGATTCGAGAAACCATTGGCCTGGTTTCACTCTATTGGAAATGGCATGTTGCCTTCCTAGCTCTTCTGTTTCTACCTTGGTTCTTTACACAAATCATGAAACTGATTGAGTTCTTCATTCAATATCTAAACTAA
- a CDS encoding GNAT family N-acetyltransferase yields the protein MSLTSQLITETFPDLDKVERLNIEAFPEEERVPLSEYLRYTDNDDANFFAFYNEEEFVGFAFSIYNQKAFYVSFFAIMPHLRSHGYGQEIIEKLVEFYQRTMILEVERLDEECDNLEQRQSRMDFYKRNGFKTANAFLEYEGLSFEILYRGDHFDEEAYRDIFRKLQEENYFDFRIKYRRFSDH from the coding sequence ATGAGCTTAACCAGCCAATTAATCACTGAAACGTTCCCAGATCTGGACAAGGTCGAGAGGCTGAATATCGAGGCATTCCCAGAAGAAGAGCGAGTCCCTTTGTCGGAATACCTGCGTTATACGGACAATGACGATGCTAATTTTTTTGCTTTTTATAACGAAGAAGAATTTGTCGGATTTGCTTTTTCTATCTATAATCAGAAAGCTTTTTATGTTAGCTTCTTTGCCATTATGCCCCACCTACGTAGCCACGGTTATGGTCAAGAAATCATTGAAAAATTGGTAGAATTTTACCAAAGAACCATGATTCTTGAAGTGGAACGTTTAGATGAAGAATGTGACAATCTAGAGCAACGTCAGTCTCGGATGGATTTCTATAAGCGTAATGGTTTTAAAACTGCCAATGCCTTTTTAGAATACGAAGGACTGAGCTTTGAAATTCTCTATCGGGGTGACCACTTTGACGAAGAGGCTTATCGCGATATTTTCCGTAAACTGCAGGAAGAAAATTATTTCGATTTCCGCATTAAATATAGACGCTTTAGTGACCACTAG
- a CDS encoding MATE family efflux transporter, protein MKRIQRVVLIDGPILPALLSFAFPILLSNIFQQLYNTSDVMIVGRFLGQKSLAAVGATSAIFDLIVGFAVGVGNGMGIIIARNYGAKNEDQLRKSVAATAIIGCILSLFVIFIGAVGLFPLLQFLGTPSAIVSQSYLYIATIVNGVAVTFAYNLCAGLLRAVGDSLAALYFLIIAAILNILLDLYFITQLHLGVQSAGIATIIAQGISALLCIFYIRKKVPFLLPHRKVFVWDKELYQDLLSQGLAMGLMTSIVSIGTVILQSAINQLGTTIISAQVAARRIMSFAVLPITAIASSITTFISQNFGAEQFQRIKKGVTIANLLSWVWSVLVAALLFFTSPSLTSFISGSTNPDLIANASLYLQISSCFYPILASLIILRNALQGMGKKLTPLTSSFIELFGKIFFVLWIIPHTGYMGVILCEPLIWIPMTLQLIIIYRKIRYQLLTE, encoded by the coding sequence ATGAAAAGAATTCAACGTGTGGTCCTCATAGATGGTCCTATTTTACCCGCTCTATTGAGTTTTGCCTTTCCTATTCTTTTGTCCAATATCTTTCAACAACTCTACAATACCTCGGATGTCATGATTGTAGGGCGTTTTTTAGGTCAAAAATCTTTGGCCGCCGTTGGAGCAACCTCTGCCATATTTGATTTGATCGTTGGATTTGCTGTCGGTGTTGGAAATGGGATGGGGATTATTATCGCGAGAAATTATGGAGCCAAAAACGAAGACCAATTACGAAAATCAGTCGCCGCAACTGCTATTATTGGTTGCATTCTCAGTCTCTTCGTGATCTTCATTGGTGCTGTCGGACTTTTTCCCCTGCTCCAATTTTTAGGGACCCCATCAGCAATTGTGTCTCAGTCTTATCTTTATATCGCTACCATTGTTAATGGTGTGGCTGTGACCTTTGCCTATAATCTTTGTGCCGGACTTCTTCGAGCGGTTGGCGATAGCCTAGCGGCACTCTATTTCTTGATTATCGCCGCTATTCTCAATATTCTTCTCGATCTTTATTTTATTACCCAACTTCATCTCGGAGTCCAATCTGCTGGGATTGCGACCATCATCGCCCAGGGTATTTCGGCCCTTCTTTGTATTTTCTATATTCGTAAGAAGGTCCCTTTTCTGCTCCCGCATCGCAAGGTTTTTGTTTGGGACAAGGAGCTTTATCAGGATCTGCTAAGTCAGGGCCTTGCCATGGGCCTCATGACTTCCATCGTTTCGATTGGAACGGTTATCCTCCAATCCGCTATTAATCAGCTTGGAACAACCATTATCAGTGCACAGGTCGCAGCCCGTCGTATCATGTCCTTTGCCGTTTTACCGATTACAGCTATCGCCTCAAGTATCACAACCTTTATCTCGCAGAATTTTGGCGCAGAGCAATTCCAGCGGATCAAAAAAGGCGTTACCATTGCCAACCTTCTTTCTTGGGTTTGGTCTGTCTTGGTTGCTGCTCTTCTATTCTTCACAAGTCCGTCTTTAACCAGCTTTATTTCCGGCTCGACAAATCCTGATCTCATTGCAAATGCCAGTCTTTATCTCCAGATCAGCTCTTGCTTTTATCCTATTTTGGCGAGTCTCATCATCCTGAGAAATGCCCTACAGGGAATGGGTAAAAAATTAACCCCACTCACATCCAGTTTTATTGAATTGTTTGGAAAAATTTTCTTCGTTCTGTGGATTATTCCTCACACCGGCTACATGGGGGTCATTCTCTGCGAACCCCTTATCTGGATTCCCATGACCCTACAGCTCATCATAATCTATCGAAAAATCAGGTACCAACTCCTTACTGAATAA
- a CDS encoding formate--tetrahydrofolate ligase, whose translation MKTDIEIAQSIELQPIVDVVKKIGLVDDDLELYGKYKAKLSFDKIREVEKNTVGKLILVTAINPTPAGEGKSTITIGLADALNKIGKKTMIAIREPSLGPVMGIKGGAAGGGYAQVLPMEDINLHFTGDMHAITTANNALSALIDNHLHQGNELGIDQRRIIWKRVVDLNDRALRHVSVGLGGPLNGIPREDGFDITVASEIMAILCLATDIEDLKRRLSNIVIGYRYDRSPVYVRDLEVEGALALILKDAIKPNLVQTIYGTPAFVHGGPFANIAHGCNSVLATTTALHLADYTITEAGFGADLGAEKFLDIKTPNLPTSPDAVVIVATLRALKMNGGVTKDALTEENVEAVRAGFANLKRHVENIRKFGIPAVVAINEFITDTEAEIAALKELCAEIDVPVELASVWANGADGGVDLAETLVKTIETSPANYTRLYDNNLSVEEKIEKIVTEIYRGNKVNFEKKAKTQIAQIVKNGWDKLPICMAKTQYSFSDNPNALGAPENFEITIREVVPKLGAGFIVALTGDVMTMPGLPKRPAALNMDVAADGTAIGLF comes from the coding sequence ATGAAAACAGATATCGAAATTGCTCAAAGCATTGAACTCCAACCGATTGTGGACGTTGTTAAGAAGATCGGTTTGGTAGACGATGATCTTGAATTGTATGGAAAATACAAGGCGAAATTGAGCTTTGATAAGATTCGTGAAGTTGAGAAAAATACAGTAGGAAAACTTATCTTAGTCACTGCGATCAACCCAACTCCAGCTGGAGAAGGGAAATCAACCATCACCATTGGTCTAGCAGATGCTTTGAATAAAATCGGTAAAAAAACCATGATTGCCATTCGCGAACCTTCTTTAGGTCCAGTTATGGGGATTAAAGGTGGTGCTGCTGGTGGTGGCTATGCCCAAGTTCTACCGATGGAAGACATCAACCTTCATTTCACAGGGGATATGCATGCGATCACAACGGCTAATAACGCTCTCTCAGCATTGATTGATAATCATTTGCACCAAGGAAATGAGCTAGGAATTGACCAACGTCGGATTATCTGGAAACGGGTAGTGGACTTGAATGACCGCGCTCTTCGTCATGTTTCTGTCGGTCTTGGCGGTCCTTTAAATGGGATTCCGCGTGAAGACGGTTTTGATATTACCGTTGCTTCTGAGATCATGGCCATCCTTTGCTTGGCGACAGATATTGAAGATTTGAAACGTCGTTTGTCCAACATCGTGATTGGTTACCGTTATGATCGTAGTCCAGTTTATGTCCGTGATTTGGAAGTGGAAGGGGCTCTTGCCTTGATCCTCAAAGATGCGATTAAGCCAAACCTGGTTCAAACCATCTATGGAACGCCTGCCTTTGTTCACGGTGGTCCATTTGCCAATATCGCCCATGGATGTAACTCTGTATTAGCAACGACGACAGCTCTTCATTTAGCAGACTATACGATTACAGAAGCAGGATTTGGTGCTGACCTTGGCGCTGAAAAATTCCTTGATATTAAAACTCCAAACTTACCTACATCACCAGATGCAGTCGTAATCGTAGCGACACTCCGTGCCCTTAAGATGAACGGTGGAGTGACCAAGGATGCTCTGACAGAAGAAAATGTAGAGGCTGTTCGTGCTGGTTTTGCCAACTTGAAACGCCACGTTGAAAATATCCGTAAGTTTGGCATTCCTGCAGTGGTTGCCATCAATGAATTTATCACTGATACAGAAGCAGAAATTGCTGCTTTGAAAGAATTGTGTGCTGAAATTGATGTGCCAGTTGAACTTGCTAGTGTATGGGCGAATGGTGCTGACGGTGGAGTTGACCTTGCTGAAACTTTGGTTAAGACCATCGAAACAAGTCCAGCTAACTACACACGCTTGTATGATAACAACCTTTCTGTTGAAGAAAAAATTGAAAAGATTGTTACAGAAATTTATCGCGGTAATAAGGTGAATTTTGAGAAGAAAGCTAAGACACAAATTGCCCAAATCGTGAAAAATGGTTGGGATAAGTTGCCAATCTGTATGGCCAAAACACAATATAGCTTCTCTGATAATCCAAATGCCTTGGGAGCTCCTGAAAACTTTGAAATCACTATCCGTGAAGTGGTGCCAAAATTGGGAGCAGGCTTTATTGTCGCTTTGACTGGGGATGTCATGACCATGCCTGGTTTACCAAAACGTCCAGCTGCTTTGAATATGGATGTGGCTGCTGATGGAACAGCCATCGGTTTGTTCTAA